The sequence GACTACCGGAAACTGCTGGCCATGGAGCAAGTCGATCTGGTCATCGACGTCTCGGGAGATGCCGATGTCTGGCAATTCTTGCAGGACTTCCATCGCATGGGCGTCACGATCATCGGCGGCGCCAGCGCCAAATTTATGTGGGAGCTGATCGAGGCGCGCATCCGGGCCACGGCGGAGATTGAAAAGACCCTCAACAAATACCAATCTCTTTACCGGCTCTACGTCAAGGAAACCGGAGCCGCGGTGACCGAGGAACGCACCAGAATCGCCTGTGAAATTCACGATGGACTGGTGCAGAGTCTTGCGGGTGTGAATTTCAAACTCGATCTCTGCCAGCAGCTCGTTCGGAAAGACCCGGCCGCCAGCCTGGCCACCATCAAGGAAAGCAAGGCGCAGCTGAAACTGGCCATTCAAGAAGCCCGGCAAGTCATCTTTAATTTGCGGCCGCTGCACTACGATAAGATGGAGCTGATTCCTGCTCTCACGAATTATCTCAAATCCTACGAAACACAGTCGCACATTCAATCGCAATTTTCGGTCACGGGGGATGAGGCGATCCTGTTTCCCCGCACCAAGATTTTCCTGTTTCGCATCATCCAGGAGGCCCTCAGCAACGTTCAAAAGCATGCCAAGGCCGACCGCGTTTCCATTAAACTGGAGATCGATCTCGAAATGTTGCGGGTCACGATTTCCGACAATGGGATCGGCTTCGACATGGACACCGTGCTTCGAGACCCCGACAAGTGGGACCACTTCGGCATTCGCGGAATCATTGAGCGCGCGCGGCTCGTCGGAGGAGAGGGGCATATCGAATCGAAAAAAGGACGGGGCACCACCATCATCGTTGAAGTACCCCTCGTGAATAAGGAGACGATCGACCATGGAAAAGATTAAGGTCTTAATCGCCGACGATCATCGGGTCGTGCGCGAAGGATTGGCGGCTATTCTCAAAACGAAAGAAGATCTTCAGATCGTCGGAGAGGCGCAAGACGGGATCGAAGCCGTCGAAAAAGCGCGCACCTTGGAGCCCGACGTGATCCTGATGGACGTGAGCATGCCGCGCATGGGGGGCGTCGAGGCCACAAGGCAAATCAAGCGCGAGTTCCCGCACATCGGCATCGTCGCCCTGACGATGTACGAAGAGCAGCAATACATTTTCGACCTCGTCCGCGCCGGAGCCACCGGCTATCTCTTGAAAGACTCGGAATCGTCACAGATTGTCGCGGCCATTCGGGCCATTTACCGCGGGGAGTCGCTGATCCATCCATCCGTAGCCAGCAAGATCTTGGCCGAGTTTTCGCTGATGGCTCAGAAAAAGGGCAAGAAGCCAGGGTGGGTTGAGCACGATTTGACTGAACGGGAAATTACCGTGCTCCGGCTGGTTGCCGATGGCAAAACCAACAAAGAAATCGCCAATAACCTCGACCTGAGCGAAAAGACCGTCAAAAATCATGTGCGGAACATCTTCCATAAGCTCCAAGTGTATGACCGGACACAAGCAGCCATCTTGGCGATTCGCAAAGGCTTGATTGAATTAGATCCTCGTCCCTAACTGCGTCTTTTCTCTCGACGTCCGCAATCTGAGCCTCTTCGTCCAATGAAAACGCACAGTTGTATTTTTTTTACAACAGCGTTGCATTGATCACATGTAATTATTCATCAATATATTCATATATTTACATATATACGATGTCGGCATGCATATTGCTTTATGTTCGTCACGTCTGTAACTATTGGAGGATACGTGAGGAACCAACAGACTCTTGCAGCACCGGTCACCTGTTCAGGCGTCGGGCTCCATTCGGGCCAGCCCGCAACCATGACGCTTCGGCCAGCGCCCCCCAACACAGGGGTGGTGTTCGTCATTCGCAATGGGAAAACCAGCGCCTCGCTTGCTGCGTCTATCGACCACTTGGTTCCCACGGAACTCTGCACCGCCATTCATAGCAACGGATTTCAGGTCAAGACCATTGAGCATGTTCTTTCTGCATTGGCGGGGCTTGAAATCGATAATGTCTATATCGATGTGACCGCCGGGGAAGTGCCCGTCATGGACGGAAGCGCCGCCCCCTTCGTCCAGCTGATCCAATCGGCCGGCCGGGTGTCACAAAATCGCCGTCAGCCCTATCTCAAGATTATGGCTCCCATCGAAGTATCCGAGGGGTCCAAGTGGGTTCGGATCGAACCCTCTGCCACACCGCGCATTACCTATACGATTCACTACGATCACCCGTCGATCAAGACGCAGACGTACATGCATGAATGCACCGCCGCCAACTTCGAGCAGCACATCGCCGAAGCACGGACATTTGGATTTCTCCATGAAGTGCAAGCGCTCTGGGCGCGGGGCCTAGGGCAAGGCGGAACCTTGGAGAATACGGTGGTGCTGTCAGAAGAGGGCGTGGTCAACGAATCAGGGCTCAGATTTCCCAACGAGTTCGTGCGCCACAAGATCCTCGACCTGATTGGCGATTTCTCGCTGCTCGGCATGCCGTTCATCGGCCACATCAGCGCTGAACGATCAGGACATGCCCTGCACAACCGTCTGGTGAAGCAAATCCTCAGTCAGCCGGAAAAATGGATGATCCTCAATGCGGAACCGGCCGCATCAGAAGCGCGCTCGACGGTATCCGTGACCCGCCACCTGCCGGCTGTCGCCCTTCAAGCCTCCTAATCGTTCGCCACTCATCCGTGCACATCGATGAAGCGGGATCTCTTCGGAAGGGATTCACTGTCTCTTGCGGGGGAAATGAGAGTTTTAACGCCGAGAGTGAGTGGCCTCACCCTCGGCGTGTAATTCGAGGCGGGTTACTTCTTCTTCTTCGCCGCTGCCTTCTTCGCTGGTTTCTTCGTTGCCAAGAGTCTCACCCCCCTTCGTCGTTAAGAGATGGAACAACACTACCCGTTACACTGCTTGGATCAACACATCTTCCAACGCTTCAAACGTATTCGGCCCAACTTTTCTAAACCGCTTATCCCGCTTGAGCGACGTCGCAACCGAGGTGAGCGGCGTCTTGCCTTTGATCTGAAGGCCGCCTTCCACTAAGCGCTGGACCAGCTCCTTCGCATGCATGGACCGATTTGACTCGCGAAGAATTTCATACGCCGCTTCCGGCACGCTCTTCCCAACGTACTTGCTTCGCCCCAGCAGAATTTCCCGCGACTGATCCGTCACGTCCATGACCGGCAACGCGCGCACACCCTTGTTGTCATCGGTAATAATTTGGCTGGACAGGCTGGCGAGTTTGGCTTTATCGGCCTCCACGCGGTAGAGCGTTTCGGCCAGTTCAAGATACTTCTTGATCGTCGCAATTTCGTCATCCAAACGACGCTTCTTTTTTTCTAATTCCTGAAATCGATTCTTGTAGGCGTGAATTCTTTGCTCCAGCCCTACAAGTATGTCTGTTAGCTCTTCCACGACATCCTCACAAAAAGCATGCTTGCTTTATAACATTGCTTCTAAACACTGTCAAGCAGAAATCATACAATATCTAATTCGTATTAGATCATCGTACCTTGCATGGAAGGAAGCATTGTGACGACTCGTATCGCAAGGCTTGATAACTGTCTTGTAATTTAGACGTATCCTCTATTATCAATGCCTTCTAATACGATGCTTTGATCAGCCAGACGGGCGTTTCATAACGGCCACCTGCTAAATTCCAATTAAATTATTTCCATTGCTTGTACCGTCATCATCGCTCCATGGTAGTCTTCCGCTAGTCGTATGAATTGTTCAACACATCAGACCGATCTCCAAAACCTGCTTGAAACGGCCATGACAGCGGCGCGACAGGCTGGAGCCATTTTGATGGGCTATGCCAAATCAGGTTTTCACATTGAATATAAAAGCGCCATCAATCTCGTCACAGAAGCGGACCATGCCGCAGAACAATGTGTGATCGACGCCATCCGCTCACAATTTCCCACGCACGGCTTTCTCGCCGAAGAACGTGGCCGAGTCGATCAGGAACCCTCGCCATACCTGTGGATCATCGACCCGCTCGACGGCACCACGAATTTTGCTCACGGATTCCCCGCCTATTGTGTTTCCATTGGATTGGAACACCAGGGACAGAGTGTATTGGGAGTGGTATACGATCCGACCCGCGATGAACTCTTCAGCGCGACACGTGGAGGCGGCGCGCATCTGAATGGCCGCCCGATTCACGTCTCGCAGACGGCGGCTCTCGATCAAGCGCTGCTTGTGACGGGCTTCGCCTACGATATCCGGGAGACACCACAGAACAACCTTGACCATTTCGTCCGCTTTGCCCTCCGCGCACAAGGCATCCGTCGCACCGGCTCCGCCGCGCTGGACCTGTGCTATGTAGCAGCCGGACGCTTCGACGGGTTTTGGGAAGTCAAACTCAATCCGTGGGACATGGCGGCAGGAACGGTCATCCTGAAAGAAGCAGGGGGACAGGTCACAAACCTACGTGGAGAAACCCATTCCTTGTACGGCCAAGAGCTCGTGTCGAGCAATGGCCTCATCCATGAGCCTATGCTGTCCGTCATTCAGGAATCCCTGCGCGCCACGCCATCCAAGCCATGATGCCCTCCGTTTCCTGAGATAGCGGAATCCTTCATGGCACATCCGAACAACACCCCGTATACAGCCGGACTCTCCGTAGGCTAAAATTGCGCACGATCTTATGTGGAGTATTTGAACATGGCGACCGCAACACCTCCTTCTTGGCCAACGAACAACAATCCATCCGGTGAAGGGCCGGCTGAAGCCGCCACCTGGGATGTCGAACTCCTCCGCGTCCTCGTCAGCCGCAAGGGAACACAGGTGGATGCCCAATGGGCGATTCATCCCCAGCTCAAGCAAGACTTGCTGCCGGCTGAATGGAAAGAGGTCACCGATTTGATGGCCAAAGTGACGGATATTGTCGGCACCCGTTTCTCCGAAGTCCTCACGCAGGTCGAGCCTGATCCTCCCGGTCATGCCTGACCCTGAACGCTCACACCCCTGTTCCGTACAGCGACTTCCATTCCTCATGTCCGGCCAAAGGAGCTGAACGATGGACTCGTATTATCACGCGCACGATCTGGGTAAATTCAGCGACATCGGGAAAGGCAACAAGGAGCTCTGGGACAAGTTCATGAGCTACTACAGCGCCGTGTTTGCCGAGGGCGCCCTCACGGAGCGGGAGAAGGCCCTCATCGCGCTCGCCGTGGCACATGCCGTGCAGTGTCCCTATTGCATCGATGCCTACACCCAAGCGTCGCTGGAAAAGGGATCGAACATTGAGGAAATGACGGAAGCGGTGCATGTGGCCTGCGCCATTAGGGGAGGGGCGTCACTCGTCCACGGGGTGCAGATGCGCAACGTGGCCGAGAAGCTGTCGATGTAAGAAATAGTTTTCGACTGACGGCAAACCGGCGTGGTTCAGAGATATTGGTTTTCCGGAATGGCCAGCGTGAAGTATTTCCCCCGCTCTTCGTAGAGAATGCGTCGGCTGGTCAAGATCCTCAGAGCTTCGTTCAGTTCGTCATCTGAGAGCGCCAGGTCACTCTTGGCTTCCTTCAGCGTCACACGCATCTGATCCCGGCTCTTTGCCGCCTCGTTGCAAGCCTCGATGATGCCGGCCGCAGGCCAGTCGAACCGTTCCCTGGTCGGTGCCTGAGGATCACGCCCGTCGTAGACCGTGACGTACTCCATCGCCTTGGAGTAATACAGAAACGGCCGGTCGCTGCCGCGCGCCCGCCGCTGCCATTCTTCCACCAAACCGACCAATTCCTGATAGAGGTGCGGATCCACCGGCCAGTTGTCGAGTTCATATTCGAAATCGTAGGCAATCTTCATCAAATCGACGCGTGCCGCATCATACACATACTCATAGGCCATGCCAGGCGCCGTAATCCGAACCCCATATTCATGCGGCCTGGTGAAGTAAGGGCTAAACCGCTGCAGCCAGAATTTCCCGGTTGCCTCCGGTGCCTGCAAATGAAAGAGGGACGGGAGGAGATCGATCTGCCGCCGATAGTCCTCATTGGTTTCACCGGGAAAGCCGAGGAGGATATTCCAGGACACCGCCACTCGGTAGTAGTAACTCCACTTCAGGCAGATGATGTTCTGCATGGGCGTCACGCCCTTGTCCATCGCCTTGAGCTGCGAGAGGCTGAGGCTTTCCAATCCCGGCTGCATGCACTTCACGCCCCCCACGGCCAGTGTGCGGATCTGGCTCTTCTGGAGATTGCTCTTCGTTTCGATGAACACATCGAGATCGCAGTGGGCGGCGGCAAATTGACCGAACAAGTTCTCGACATACTTCATGTCGATGATGTTATCGACCAGTCTGAACCGGGTCGTGTCGTACCGGCTGGAGAGGGCGGACATCTCGCGCGCGGCCTGCTCCGGCGACTTCGCGCGGAACTTCATGCTCTGCGCATTCAAGCCGCAGAACGTGCAGTGATGCTTCTCCCCCCACCAGCAGCCGCGTGAGCCTTCGTAGAGGAGAATGCGATCCAACCCCTGCGCCGCATCGCCGAGTTCGGCCAGCAGATGGTAATAGTCGTCATAGTCCGGCGGTCCGGTCTTCGCGAAGTCGGCAAATAGCGCCGGATTCGGGGTCAAGCGAATCTGATCCTGCTCCCGGAAGATGACTCCATTCGGTACGGATTCCGGTTTCCCCTCGAGCACATGGCTCACCAACTGAGGAAAGACCTCTTCTCCTTCGCCCACCACGACATAGTCGATAAAGGGAAAGGCCCGGAAATATTCCATCCCCATCTCGCCGTCGTAGTTGGCCCCGCCGAACACGATCTTGACGTGGGGATAGAGATCCTTGATCAATTTCGCCAGCGTCAGGCTCGCCACATTCTGGTCGAACGTGGAGGTGAAGCCCACCAGCTTGTACTGGCCCCAATCGATTGCCGTCATCGCCCAGGTCAGAAATTGCGGAGCGGTCCGCGTCGCCATGTCTTCAAAGAAGGAGATGGGCTGGCCGCTTTCTTGGGCCACCTGCTCGAAGACCGGCTTGAAGACCCGCGGATATTCAGCCCGCTTGGGATTATCCCGGAAGAGCAGATACGAAAAGAGCCACTCGCCAAAGAGCGCGCGCTTCTCGCAGATCATTTCATAGAGCGGCACACCGATCTTGTGCGCGAAGCGGACATTCAAGTGGTGGCAATCGACTGGGATGCCCTTTGCTTTGAGCAGAGCGGAGAGCGTGCCGAGCTGGATCGACGGATACTTCGAGTAACTGAACGGCATGTTGACGAGCGCCACCTGGGCTTGGCCGCTCATGTGATGCCTCGTGGGTTCATGACATAACCATCTTCGGAATTACCTGGCCGCTGCACGGAACGGCTCGAATTCACGGTCGGCTTTTGCCGCGAGATAGAAATCGCTTTCCGTCAGGCCGTTGATTTTGTGTGTCCAGATCTCCACCTTGCACTTCCCCCAGGCCAGGTAGAGATCCGGATGATGGCCTTCGGCCTCGGCAATCGCACTCACGGTATTCACATAGGCCAAGGCCTGAGCAAAATCTTTGAACGTATAGAGCCTCTCCAGATGGCCCTGCGCGTTCAACGACCAGCCTCGGCCGAGTTCGCTCAGCAGCGCCTGGACCCGCTCAGCGGGCAGAGAAGGGACGCCGCCCCGGCAAGGCACGCATTGATGATCGGCAAGCCCCATAGCGGCCTCCTTCGGTGAGAGAGACGAGGTATTGTAAAGGGGCCATGAGCGCAGAAACAAGGCGGAGTGGTGAAAACAGCACGGGCGACCCTGCACTATGGTGGGAGGCCGCCCGTGAGTGGCGCTTAGGACGCCGAGAGAATAGACCTTACTCTTATGTCGCGGCCCGCGAGACCTGCGCGAAGCAAGCCCGAAAGACTTCCAGTCGGGGGAGACATCGTCAATCCCAGGGTCTTGGGTTCCTTGTGCCAGCATTCGGCACCCCACGGAAAAACTGGCTGGAATCTGTCGATTTCCAGTGCCATGAGGCACAGCCAGTGGAGAACCGGCTCGCACAACCGACGAGAAGCCTACCTTTGCATCGGCAGGCCTGACGGACCAGGTGGCGTTGCGTCGCTCATATCCACCCTCCTCTCTGATGAAGTCAGCGAGAAACCTGGATAGCAGCCGCGCGGTCTGCCCGATCTCCCGCAATTCGGAACATCATGGGCCGCACTTCCCCTGTACGCCCATTAGACACAGGTGTCAATAGCCTCGGCGTAGACTTTCGACATAAGCAGCAAAGCATAACGTATGCCCGAGCCATTCTGTCATTCATGCGGCCGCTCATCGGTTTTCGAAGAGGATGGAAAACAGCCGGGAGAAACAACAAGGGGAGAGCCGTACAACCACTCTCCTGCCATGATCACAGCGGAGTCAGAGTAACCTACCGTCCCATGCCCTGGGATTTTTGCTTTGCCTTTTCAATTTCTTCCGTCATCTTCGCTTCAGCCTGGCTCTTATGCTGAGCGGCCGTCTCTTCCATCTTTCGCTCGGCCTCGGATTTAACATTGCCGGCCCCTTGACGAACGTTCGACGTTGACTCGGTCGCGGAACGCTTGGCATTCGCCATTTCCTGATCGAGCCGTTGCTGCATATCCCCAGCAGAAGGAACCTGGGCAAAGGCCGTGCCCCCGCCTCCCATAACAACCACGGCCATGACCGCATACAAAGTGATTGGATTCTTCATACCATCCGTCCTTTCTCGGTTATCCCGTTGAGAGATGCCGGTAAATACCCTAATCAATAATTGGTACCGGTTCAAGTCCCCCACCTACCGCGCCCTCTTCAGGACGACAGCAGAGACTCTCCCTCAAGCTGACGGGAAACATCTTCGTGACGGCCGGATGAGAAATATCCTCCTGTCCCGATTGACCCAGCGAAGAAAAAGCCTTATCTGGAACACAGGCGTTCATCATACAAAGGAGTTGTCATGATCAAAGAAGTCACAGGGGATTTGCTCTTATCGAAAGCTGCCGCCATTGCTCATGGAGTCTCACCGCACGACGATTTTAAGCAAGGCCTGGCCTTATCGCTTCGCGAACAATGGCCTGGGATGTACAAGGACTTCCGGCACTACTGTCAAACC comes from Nitrospira sp. and encodes:
- a CDS encoding inositol monophosphatase family protein, translated to MNCSTHQTDLQNLLETAMTAARQAGAILMGYAKSGFHIEYKSAINLVTEADHAAEQCVIDAIRSQFPTHGFLAEERGRVDQEPSPYLWIIDPLDGTTNFAHGFPAYCVSIGLEHQGQSVLGVVYDPTRDELFSATRGGGAHLNGRPIHVSQTAALDQALLVTGFAYDIRETPQNNLDHFVRFALRAQGIRRTGSAALDLCYVAAGRFDGFWEVKLNPWDMAAGTVILKEAGGQVTNLRGETHSLYGQELVSSNGLIHEPMLSVIQESLRATPSKP
- the lpxC gene encoding UDP-3-O-acyl-N-acetylglucosamine deacetylase — translated: MFVTSVTIGGYVRNQQTLAAPVTCSGVGLHSGQPATMTLRPAPPNTGVVFVIRNGKTSASLAASIDHLVPTELCTAIHSNGFQVKTIEHVLSALAGLEIDNVYIDVTAGEVPVMDGSAAPFVQLIQSAGRVSQNRRQPYLKIMAPIEVSEGSKWVRIEPSATPRITYTIHYDHPSIKTQTYMHECTAANFEQHIAEARTFGFLHEVQALWARGLGQGGTLENTVVLSEEGVVNESGLRFPNEFVRHKILDLIGDFSLLGMPFIGHISAERSGHALHNRLVKQILSQPEKWMILNAEPAASEARSTVSVTRHLPAVALQAS
- a CDS encoding response regulator transcription factor; amino-acid sequence: MEKIKVLIADDHRVVREGLAAILKTKEDLQIVGEAQDGIEAVEKARTLEPDVILMDVSMPRMGGVEATRQIKREFPHIGIVALTMYEEQQYIFDLVRAGATGYLLKDSESSQIVAAIRAIYRGESLIHPSVASKILAEFSLMAQKKGKKPGWVEHDLTEREITVLRLVADGKTNKEIANNLDLSEKTVKNHVRNIFHKLQVYDRTQAAILAIRKGLIELDPRP
- a CDS encoding sensor histidine kinase, which produces MAATKLRSPRVRNKSSKVGATTVAIIGAGRGGAALMEIFASDPLVQIVGVAEVNLKAPGIALAKRLRIPVTRDYRKLLAMEQVDLVIDVSGDADVWQFLQDFHRMGVTIIGGASAKFMWELIEARIRATAEIEKTLNKYQSLYRLYVKETGAAVTEERTRIACEIHDGLVQSLAGVNFKLDLCQQLVRKDPAASLATIKESKAQLKLAIQEARQVIFNLRPLHYDKMELIPALTNYLKSYETQSHIQSQFSVTGDEAILFPRTKIFLFRIIQEALSNVQKHAKADRVSIKLEIDLEMLRVTISDNGIGFDMDTVLRDPDKWDHFGIRGIIERARLVGGEGHIESKKGRGTTIIVEVPLVNKETIDHGKD
- a CDS encoding arsenosugar biosynthesis-associated peroxidase-like protein, with translation MDSYYHAHDLGKFSDIGKGNKELWDKFMSYYSAVFAEGALTEREKALIALAVAHAVQCPYCIDAYTQASLEKGSNIEEMTEAVHVACAIRGGASLVHGVQMRNVAEKLSM
- a CDS encoding 4a-hydroxytetrahydrobiopterin dehydratase — its product is MGLADHQCVPCRGGVPSLPAERVQALLSELGRGWSLNAQGHLERLYTFKDFAQALAYVNTVSAIAEAEGHHPDLYLAWGKCKVEIWTHKINGLTESDFYLAAKADREFEPFRAAAR
- a CDS encoding RiPP maturation radical SAM C-methyltransferase codes for the protein MSGQAQVALVNMPFSYSKYPSIQLGTLSALLKAKGIPVDCHHLNVRFAHKIGVPLYEMICEKRALFGEWLFSYLLFRDNPKRAEYPRVFKPVFEQVAQESGQPISFFEDMATRTAPQFLTWAMTAIDWGQYKLVGFTSTFDQNVASLTLAKLIKDLYPHVKIVFGGANYDGEMGMEYFRAFPFIDYVVVGEGEEVFPQLVSHVLEGKPESVPNGVIFREQDQIRLTPNPALFADFAKTGPPDYDDYYHLLAELGDAAQGLDRILLYEGSRGCWWGEKHHCTFCGLNAQSMKFRAKSPEQAAREMSALSSRYDTTRFRLVDNIIDMKYVENLFGQFAAAHCDLDVFIETKSNLQKSQIRTLAVGGVKCMQPGLESLSLSQLKAMDKGVTPMQNIICLKWSYYYRVAVSWNILLGFPGETNEDYRRQIDLLPSLFHLQAPEATGKFWLQRFSPYFTRPHEYGVRITAPGMAYEYVYDAARVDLMKIAYDFEYELDNWPVDPHLYQELVGLVEEWQRRARGSDRPFLYYSKAMEYVTVYDGRDPQAPTRERFDWPAAGIIEACNEAAKSRDQMRVTLKEAKSDLALSDDELNEALRILTSRRILYEERGKYFTLAIPENQYL
- a CDS encoding winged helix-turn-helix domain-containing protein — protein: MDDEIATIKKYLELAETLYRVEADKAKLASLSSQIITDDNKGVRALPVMDVTDQSREILLGRSKYVGKSVPEAAYEILRESNRSMHAKELVQRLVEGGLQIKGKTPLTSVATSLKRDKRFRKVGPNTFEALEDVLIQAV